ACATTCCTTGTTTGCAATCCTAAAGGCCCTTTAAGATATTGTCAATTAGAGCAATGTCTCAGGGAGACTATGCCATTATCCCTTACTTCTGGAATGATTATTTTATGTGGTAAAATACCCTTACATGATACCCAAGTTTCATTTAAGGTATCAGGTTGCAACTATTTTATATTCAGTTACTaagaattcccttttttttgttttttgactaAAGTCAATTAGCCACAAGCCAACTTGTGCTTAAGTTAACAAAGTTAACAATGATTTTTGAAAGGTGGTAAAGGCATTAAGGAATACAAGATTTGTGGAAAAGCATCAAGATTCAGTTTCACAGGTCATGTGTCATGGGAACTTGAGACTTGATTTTGTACATACCACAAAAGTTAATTTTCGTGGTCTTAAGCTTCATCAAACTTATACAGGGAAGGAAGAGGACTGGACAGCTCTTTAAGACTACCTAGACACAAAACTGTTCTTAAACTGGACAGGCTACATTCCATTGATTTCAATTTTATATCCACTTGAAGTGACAGAATAAAGTCTGCACCTGAGGCCTTGCAGTgaagcaattaaaataaatctcTTAGTAACTAGGGGGCAATTAAATATGTTCAGAATCAGCATCTGTCATAAGCTTTAACTCTAATTAAAACAGTTCTTGCAGGCCACTTAAATATGCACCAGTtatacaatttttaaatttatttacataatttcacatttttattttgccaAATGCAGTGAATAAACATAAATTATCAAGAAGTATCTTCATTTCATAGGTCCTTGTTTTGTCCAAAAGCCAAACCATTCTTTTTAGTGTATTTTTGGACTACAGTGGCACAAAAAAAAGTGGTAAAGGATCATATATTCAATTAAATCACCATGATGAGAAGATAAACATAGAAACTTGGCTTCCTTCTGTGCAGTGGTGAATAAAAAGTCATCATTTTTATTTTGGCTTTTGGCATGAAATTAAGTACTTACTGATTAGATACTTTCATTATATAGAGTATGTAAAATCCCTAACCACCACACCCCCTCTATACCTGGATGAATTTGGAAACAGTCCTGGAAATGAAACTATTAAAACCAACAGGCTTCTGCCACCTTGGGAACAAAACTTCATCTCATTTGCACGAAATTGAAAACTTTTGAAGACATAAATCTTAATGCAACAAATATGATGCAAAATTggtaaaacacaaaaatatttttctcagagaagtagtggatgccccatccctggcaaatttcaaggtcaggctggacagggctctgagaaaCCTCACCAAATATCCCTGCTTATTGCAGGAAAGTTGGAATAAATGACCTCTAGATGTTCCTTTCTTCCTAAATTATtcagtgattctatgattttaatcACTTTGTCTCAAAGAGCATTTTTATAGTTAAGGAGACATTTAAAATGGATATGGTTTTGAAGGGTCCCACACTGGTAATGCACACTTACTTTTGATTTTGTTGTGATCAAGATGAAGGTGCTCCAGGTGAGCATTGATTGGTGGAATTTTAGTGAGCTGATTGTGGGACAGCTGTAGGTCTAGAATAGATGAAACATTAAACCCATTTGGAGGGATACCATCATCAGATAATTTATTGTAGTTCAGCCTAAGGAAAGTCACTTTGGGTATTGCACTGAAGTAGTTTTCTGGTATAACTTCGATGGAGTTGTTATCCAAAAACAGCTGCAGTGTATTAGCTGGAATGCTTAAAGGCATTTTCTTGAGTGAATTTTTTGCTATGTTGAGCTGCATAAGGTTGTTGAGTCCTTGGAAGGTGTCACTTTGAAGAGCGCTGTCCAACAAACTGTTCTGGTGCAGGTCTAACATAGTAAGGTTTTCCAAGTGGCTGAAGACTCCctctgggattttggagatTTTGTTTCTAGCTAGTCTTAGCTGTTCCAGACCCACTGGTAATGGAGCAGGCACCTCTTCCAATTCATTATCTTCAAGGAATAAGTAAAGCAGTCTTTTCAGCTTGCTCAGCACACCACTCTCAATCCCACTGTTTGTGATCTTATTCTTGTTCAGATTTATCCACCTCAGATGAGTGGCATTGGCAAAAGGCTTCTCTGAAATTGTTTCAATTTGATTGTTTTGAAGATAGAGGTACCAAATTCTGGCTGGGATTGGAGGTATTTCTTTAAGTCCTTTGTTATCACAGTATAATGCATTGGGGAAACTAGGAGGACAAAAGCACTCCTGTGGACACTCAGAGGTATAGTGAGACCAATGGCCAGGATCCAGATCATCATAAACTTGTCTCACAGTTCGAGTCCACACGGAATTGACCAAAAATAAGAGTAAAAGGCTTGTACAGACTTTTAGAATCATGGTGTTTGCcttagaaggggaaaaaaacaattagCTGTTTCTCAATAAAACTCCCTAGTAGCATACTAGATTAACAATACAATTTtgcatataaaataatatttccttTATAAAGAACCAAATTATTTCCTCTAGGAAATATTATTTCTAGAGGTATCTATGGCCTGTTAAGGAAAAgctgaaaagaaatacaaaaggtATAAACAATTCTGTGCTATGTGTTGATAAACATCTCCCTGATTCAGCTTAGACTCTATATTGGCTACCAGTTTAACTGATATTCATGCAAGTATCATttcaaaaaatatgaaaatatggaTAATTTTTAGATAATAATTTAGTACCTCTTTTAAATTTGTGTAAGCTTTCCTGTACAGACCTATTATCTACATTATATAATGGTTAATCTTCAGAAAAGATATCATTGTCATGATGTTATAAATACTATTGTACTCAGTGTTCCtctgtttaaaattaatcaTACCCTCTTTTCTGTTTTTGCTCTCTCTTAAATTATAATGGCATCTGGATCAGATTTTCCAGGGTCTTTTATCTTCATTGAAAAGTGAAAGATCAAATAGTGTTTTAACAGCTGTTTGTTGGGCATGTTCTTAAAAGCTTGGAGGGAATATGTTTGACTAATCCATTCCCTGCCTCACTCACTCTCTCATATCCAAAGTTACAAATTTCCTTCCCTAAAGCAAACAGACAAAACAAATGCCTGTTCTAAATGACACAAAAAATATGCCCCAACCAAATTATATCCACAAGAAGCAAATCCTGACCAAACTATTCATATACATTTATGcatcttttaattatttttcctctcaattatttgctttttatagCCTCTTCCACAAGTataattatgaaaaatattatCACTGATAATTTACtcagaaaggaaatatttgtgtaGCACAAAAACAGTGCCTTACAAACTCTGTTATCTTTCTTATTGGCTCATGAAGATTAACAAGCATTTTGCAATGTAGAGGCAAAAGATAGCTGAAATTTCTGGTCAAAATTAAGCGGTTGGTTTTGACAAAAATAGTATTTAAACAAAAAGTAAATTCTCTCATAAGATTAATGCATGAGTAAGGTTAAGAGCTCAGTTCAGTTGCTGCATATGATACGTAGTAATTTAATAGTTTTCAACATTGTTATATTAGCAGTAACAAGTGCAGAATCCTATagcttttccagccccagaagCTGCTATCTGGAACCATTCCAAAGAAAGGGACAAATAAAGTATTTCTAAAGAATAACATTTCTATTTCCCACAGTGAATTTGCGACCTTCTTACTCTGTAAGTATTCATAGCCTTAataacacttaaaaaaaaagaaatataaagcaGTTTACCTTGTTAGTCAAGTTCCTGGAGCTATCTGAAGCCAGTTAGAAATCACTGTAAACTAACCGCTTTTGGCTGCTAACTCCTGTGTTTGTTTCCTGTCCTCCTAAGAATTAGCAGCATATAAAACTGGAAGTACATACTAGTATTCCCAGATGTATTTCCATGCACACCTTATTAGCTATTGCTTCTAGTTTGACATTGTTGCAGAGTTTGGGCTTACCTCAGCTTTCTTGGATCTTCTTCTCTTTCTATTGGTCCCTGTTGTTAGACTGTAATAGCTTGAGTCAGGCTACAAGCCGTGTTCTAGGAATACAGCCTCATATATACGCATCAGTGCTTACAGCTTTTAACCCCTGAAACAGCTAAGGCACCTCAGCACCTAggcagggaaagaaggaaagccTGGCCTTAATATCAACCAGCCACTGAGCTGAAGGCATTTGATTTTTTATGTTCTATCAGATGAGGGGAGCTGGTCTAGATGAAACAGGTAGCCCAAAATGTACATTTATTCAAGATTTTTGTTAGAAGATACTTTACATGCAAAGCTGACTTACATCATAACTCGTTCTCATAATACCTGACTTGGCCACAAAGGATTAAAACCAGTGCCATCTGTTTCTAcggaaatattttatttgatttttattaaatGCAGATGCTGTCATGCCATTTAAAGACAAAGTTCTTGATTAGGAGAAGAAGAGAGCAAATGCATTTGCTAAGAATTTTTAATaacatattttcagtttttaaagattaaatcttactttttcctttttgttcagAGAGATATTGACATGTATTTCTACAAAGTTATAATATTCCCCAGTGTCTCCTGCAATTTTCTTTCCTCATTGATCTAAAGCAAACTCTTTGCAGCCAACTTGCTCTCCAAAGATAGACACATATTTCTCACATTAAGTATTTtggaagatttttgttttcGTTTTTAGTCCAAACTTAAACAACTTCATATCAGGAAAACTATTCATGTTCAAAGCAAGAAcaatgacaaaaatattttaagggaaaatataatgaaaaatattgaaaacataaaatatatatCCTGTTACTTTAAATAAGTTATATTAGTTTTAAAACTTAATtgtataattattttaattcatttttgtttgattttaacTATTGAACCTATAACAACCTATTTAGTAATTTTTAATCCCTTGCTTCTTAGACTCAGAATGTCTCAAAAGAAATTTAGAAGCAGAAAAGACCAAAAGTAgtcaaaagaaaggaaagcaaaccTTGAATACATAGGCAGCTTTCACTGACTTCAGTAAGGCTAATGTTAGACACATCATAAAGGTTTTTCATTAGTTATATTTGTACCACCATGTTTCTTTATGAAAAAATGCATCCTTAACATCACTAATTTTTGTATTGTTTATGTgcctaaaaataaaacaagagcTTAAGTGTTTCACTCTGTTAGCACTCCAGGCCCTTTAACACCTCTTAAAGTTTATCACGGATTTCTTACAAAGCAGGTGTAAAACTGATTCCTTCATGCATACTGaatattttcataatttaaaTTAGATTACATTAATTAACAACTATGCCTGAAAATAAAGGTTCTTCTTTTAAGCAGATGTACTAATTTTAGGCCAAAAGccataaaacccccaaattttcaTTATGAATGTCATTTTAAACACCTGGAAGTTAAAATGTTTAAGACTTGGacctcctgcagcagagctggtacTCCACATTAATGACAAGGATTGGCAGCTGTAGTCCATCCAAGGGAGatggagggaggcagaggcacCACTATGTGAAATTTAAAATAGTTGTATGTCCAATTGTGAGCCATTTAAGGAGGCTTCACTGTGAAAAGTGCATCTATGATTCTTGTAAACAACAAGCAGTTTTGCAGTATAAATCTGGTTTGCTTTTGTCCTAAATCCTCACAAAGTGTGTAGAGAGACTATGGAGGCACTGAGGGACTCTTTGTCACTAAAGAATGAGCCGAGTCCATCCCAAATGTTATACTGAAATTGCAAGTCCTGATGGCAGATATCTGCTGTGTCACACCTAAATGCATGTTGCCAGATGTTTACATttagcaacaacaaaaaagattGATTTATCTTATGCTTCATGGTGGTGGTCTGAATTTACCTGCTATTTTTACCTGCTAATTATGTCCAGATATTAATTATGTTATCACAGAACTCCCTGGCAAAGGGACTTGCTGTTTACCTTGTGGCAGGCAGTGGTACTATTTGTATGAA
The nucleotide sequence above comes from Passer domesticus isolate bPasDom1 chromosome 5, bPasDom1.hap1, whole genome shotgun sequence. Encoded proteins:
- the KERA gene encoding keratocan, which codes for MILKVCTSLLLLFLVNSVWTRTVRQVYDDLDPGHWSHYTSECPQECFCPPSFPNALYCDNKGLKEIPPIPARIWYLYLQNNQIETISEKPFANATHLRWINLNKNKITNSGIESGVLSKLKRLLYLFLEDNELEEVPAPLPVGLEQLRLARNKISKIPEGVFSHLENLTMLDLHQNSLLDSALQSDTFQGLNNLMQLNIAKNSLKKMPLSIPANTLQLFLDNNSIEVIPENYFSAIPKVTFLRLNYNKLSDDGIPPNGFNVSSILDLQLSHNQLTKIPPINAHLEHLHLDHNKIKSVNGTQICPVSIALEEDYGYYGNIPRLRYLRLDGNEIQPPIPLDIMICFRLLQAVVI